One window from the genome of Rufibacter tibetensis encodes:
- a CDS encoding NFACT RNA binding domain-containing protein: protein MHQNYFFLKQLAQQLDQQLRGYTLQAAFSQEKDELMLAFYQGEREFYLKAIQTSTFSSLQFPLTFNRARQNSVDLFSNLVGEEVLEVSVHQQERSFYIRFTHERVLLFKLFGNRSNVVLFVQNQAVELFHRKLAKDLELDYKTMNQNWHLEKETFLQAPLNLKKLLPTLGDLPWLYLQEKGYETLPPSSRWDMVTEMMELLENPTSYYLTTHKKLLRLSLLPIGDIREAFEDPVTALNAFVPQYRSQEYFQKNYAATHKQLSKQLDGAQKIWWQIQEQLEQWHHGTPYAQTADVIMANLTNIPAGSKEVELFDFYSDTTRLFKLHATETPQKTAERLYKKAKNQKIELRLLEERAARKEEEVERLTTQLQELESLTTTPELRQFLKKYTPTQATVQVDLPYHTFETMGFKILVGKNAKANDKLTLKHTHKDDLWLHAKDVPGSHVVIKFQSGKSIPTPVVEAAAQLAAFYSKRKSDSLCPVLYTPKKYVRKPKGATPGSVIVEREKVMLVKPENPFRQN, encoded by the coding sequence GTGCATCAGAATTACTTCTTTCTAAAACAATTAGCCCAGCAGCTAGATCAACAGCTTAGGGGATATACCTTGCAAGCTGCATTCAGTCAGGAAAAGGATGAATTGATGCTGGCCTTTTATCAGGGGGAACGGGAGTTTTATCTCAAGGCTATCCAAACCTCCACTTTTTCCAGTTTGCAATTCCCCCTAACGTTTAACCGTGCAAGGCAGAACTCAGTGGACCTTTTCTCTAATCTGGTGGGGGAAGAAGTGTTGGAGGTGAGCGTACACCAGCAGGAACGCAGCTTTTACATCAGGTTCACTCATGAACGTGTACTTTTATTTAAACTGTTCGGGAACCGGTCTAATGTAGTGCTGTTTGTACAGAATCAGGCGGTTGAGTTGTTTCACCGGAAACTTGCCAAAGACCTGGAACTGGATTACAAAACAATGAACCAGAACTGGCACCTGGAGAAAGAAACGTTTCTACAAGCTCCTTTAAACCTAAAAAAGCTTCTGCCTACACTAGGGGACCTTCCGTGGCTTTACCTGCAGGAGAAGGGGTATGAAACTCTTCCTCCCAGCAGCCGATGGGACATGGTAACAGAGATGATGGAGTTGCTGGAGAACCCCACCTCCTACTATCTCACTACCCATAAGAAACTGCTCCGCCTTTCACTGCTTCCAATAGGCGACATAAGAGAGGCTTTCGAAGACCCAGTCACCGCACTAAACGCCTTTGTGCCCCAGTACCGGTCACAGGAGTACTTTCAGAAAAACTATGCCGCTACCCACAAACAACTCAGCAAGCAGCTAGACGGTGCACAGAAAATATGGTGGCAGATTCAGGAACAGCTGGAACAATGGCACCACGGTACTCCCTACGCCCAAACCGCCGATGTCATCATGGCCAATCTCACCAACATTCCGGCTGGAAGCAAAGAAGTAGAATTGTTTGACTTCTATTCAGATACTACACGGCTCTTTAAGCTACATGCAACGGAAACACCGCAGAAAACGGCCGAGCGGTTGTATAAAAAAGCGAAAAACCAAAAGATAGAGCTGCGGCTATTAGAAGAACGTGCTGCAAGGAAGGAAGAGGAAGTAGAGAGGCTTACTACCCAATTGCAGGAATTGGAAAGCTTGACTACCACCCCTGAATTGCGGCAGTTTCTGAAAAAATATACTCCTACGCAAGCTACAGTTCAGGTGGATCTTCCCTACCACACGTTTGAGACCATGGGGTTCAAAATACTAGTAGGCAAAAATGCGAAGGCCAATGATAAACTCACCCTGAAGCACACGCACAAAGATGACCTATGGCTGCATGCCAAAGATGTGCCGGGTTCTCATGTGGTCATTAAGTTCCAGTCTGGAAAATCCATTCCTACGCCCGTGGTAGAAGCCGCAGCGCAATTGGCAGCCTTCTACTCCAAACGTAAATCTGATAGCCTCTGCCCTGTCCTATACACGCCAAAGAAATATGTAAGGAAACCTAAGGGTGCTACCCCGGGGTCTGTGATAGTGGAACGAGAAAAAGTA